A portion of the Treponema rectale genome contains these proteins:
- a CDS encoding 6-hydroxymethylpterin diphosphokinase MptE-like protein: MTDSDKERPRLVESGQGLRFLNIEYKNRFLYSKYDPFRSIRGVIESLSLLEGTLVVICSPGLFYGIDELKRKLPENTFLIAVEADDELAQISENCEIRKDNSEIPLFRWSQLELLDEYVRKLCRSGKCRRAVRIDFCAGSAFSPDKYSVIMAGLTDIIGGFWKNRITLVRMGRMFSRNVFRNIGLRRRSPVLDDVSACVKKDILVVGAGESLDSFMFWDEVKAGSFFVIAVDAALIPLKERGIECDAVVSLESQSVIDSFYVGVKKSEKTVLFADLCSRNEVCMKFKKRVFFLSEYSPGPFIDSIKEKNVAGVTVPPLGSVGLAAVYIALRLRKDEGVNVFTVGLDFSFSVGATHSKNAPAHIQRLFCTDRKRSVENYDAVFSGAGYFTSDKNNNPVCTTKILSMYAAQFKNEFSGAANLYDAGKSGLDLGLQRADDDFIRTRLNYLRSDCSDESCIPDEVFRTDFPLAVEFLNDELEDLETAASLLSEGEESVFRDSSLALEKQIRNLLEKKDYLYLHFPDGFEFNSGIQFLKRLKAEILFFIKQCKISIQNSV, translated from the coding sequence TTGACTGATTCTGATAAAGAAAGGCCCCGTCTGGTTGAGTCCGGGCAGGGCCTTCGTTTTTTAAATATTGAATATAAAAACCGTTTTCTCTATTCAAAATATGATCCCTTCAGGAGTATAAGGGGAGTAATTGAATCTCTTTCCCTTTTGGAAGGAACTCTTGTGGTTATATGCTCACCCGGACTGTTTTACGGTATTGATGAATTAAAAAGAAAACTTCCTGAAAATACATTTCTTATTGCCGTTGAAGCAGACGATGAACTTGCTCAAATTTCTGAAAATTGTGAGATCCGCAAGGATAATTCCGAAATTCCTTTGTTCAGATGGAGTCAGCTGGAACTTCTTGACGAATATGTCCGTAAACTCTGCCGCAGTGGAAAATGCAGGAGGGCTGTTCGTATTGATTTTTGTGCAGGCAGTGCATTTAGTCCGGATAAGTATTCCGTTATCATGGCCGGACTTACAGATATAATTGGAGGTTTCTGGAAAAACCGTATTACTCTTGTAAGAATGGGAAGAATGTTTTCCAGAAATGTATTCCGCAATATAGGACTCAGACGGAGAAGTCCGGTACTTGATGATGTTTCTGCATGCGTTAAAAAAGATATTCTTGTAGTCGGGGCAGGGGAAAGTCTTGATTCATTCATGTTCTGGGATGAAGTAAAAGCCGGCAGTTTTTTTGTAATTGCAGTTGATGCCGCCCTGATACCTTTAAAAGAGAGGGGAATAGAATGTGATGCCGTTGTTTCCCTTGAAAGTCAGAGCGTGATAGACAGTTTTTATGTAGGCGTAAAAAAATCAGAAAAGACGGTTCTGTTTGCAGATTTATGTTCAAGAAATGAAGTCTGCATGAAGTTCAAGAAACGGGTGTTTTTTTTAAGTGAATACTCTCCCGGTCCATTCATTGATTCCATTAAGGAAAAGAATGTTGCAGGGGTGACAGTGCCGCCTTTAGGTTCAGTAGGACTTGCTGCAGTTTATATTGCACTCAGGCTTCGCAAAGATGAGGGCGTTAATGTTTTTACAGTAGGGCTGGATTTTTCCTTTTCCGTTGGGGCTACTCATTCAAAAAATGCTCCTGCTCATATACAGCGTTTGTTCTGTACAGACAGAAAAAGAAGCGTTGAGAATTATGATGCAGTTTTTTCGGGTGCAGGATATTTTACCAGTGATAAAAATAATAACCCCGTCTGTACGACAAAGATTCTTTCCATGTATGCGGCGCAGTTTAAAAATGAGTTTTCAGGTGCCGCTAATCTTTATGATGCAGGTAAATCCGGTCTTGATCTGGGACTGCAAAGGGCAGATGATGACTTTATCCGGACCCGGTTGAATTATCTTCGAAGTGACTGTTCAGATGAGTCATGCATTCCGGATGAAGTTTTCAGGACGGATTTTCCTCTGGCTGTTGAGTTTCTGAATGATGAACTTGAAGACCTTGAAACTGCAGCTTCTCTTCTGTCTGAGGGGGAAGAGTCTGTTTTCAGGGACAGTTCCCTGGCTCTGGAGAAACAGATACGAAATCTCCTTGAAAAAAAGGACTATCTTTATCTTCATTTTCCTGACGGTTTTGAATTCAATTCAGGAATTCAGTTTTTGAAGCGGCTGAAGGCTGAAATTCTGTTCTTTATCAAGCAGTGTAAGATTTCTATACAAAATTCAGTATAA
- a CDS encoding formylglycine-generating enzyme family protein, with protein MNFKKFVSAAVFLSGAFAFAQDSGFSAADSIASKMVSVEGGTFKMGSLENEKNESPVHDVKVNSFLMCATEVTQEEYEAVMGYNYSANKGGTLPVEEVSWYDAVIFCNKLSEMSGFEPVYSLGGSKNTDEWGEIPRMDASEEVKAIWSSVEADINADGYRLPTEAEWEYAAKGGNTPENSVYSGSPIITVCAWSKVNSADGITKEVGLKRANVLGLFDMSGNVWEWCYDWYGNYRYAANDNPLGESDSTVTGKKIRRGGSVKSDAVFCRNENRASSVPVLRGVDLGFRVVRSAPAAAVPEAETSDSVVSDTDDVSDGIIEDVFVDDGFSK; from the coding sequence TTGAATTTTAAGAAATTTGTTTCTGCTGCTGTTTTTTTGTCCGGAGCATTTGCTTTTGCTCAGGATTCAGGTTTTAGTGCCGCAGACAGTATTGCTTCTAAAATGGTTTCTGTCGAAGGCGGGACTTTCAAGATGGGAAGTCTGGAAAATGAAAAGAACGAATCTCCTGTACATGATGTAAAGGTTAATTCTTTTTTAATGTGTGCAACTGAAGTTACTCAGGAAGAATATGAAGCCGTAATGGGATACAATTATTCAGCCAATAAGGGAGGAACGCTTCCTGTAGAAGAAGTAAGCTGGTACGATGCAGTTATTTTCTGCAATAAACTTAGCGAAATGTCCGGATTTGAGCCTGTTTATTCTTTAGGCGGTTCAAAAAACACTGATGAATGGGGTGAAATTCCGCGCATGGATGCTTCAGAAGAAGTAAAGGCAATCTGGTCTTCCGTAGAAGCTGATATTAATGCAGACGGATACCGTCTTCCTACAGAAGCAGAATGGGAATATGCTGCTAAGGGCGGAAATACTCCGGAAAATTCCGTTTATTCCGGCAGTCCGATTATTACTGTATGTGCATGGAGTAAGGTAAATTCTGCAGACGGAATTACAAAAGAAGTCGGCCTTAAACGTGCAAATGTTCTCGGCCTTTTTGACATGAGCGGAAATGTCTGGGAATGGTGCTATGACTGGTATGGCAATTACCGTTATGCTGCAAATGACAATCCGTTGGGAGAAAGTGATTCAACTGTAACGGGAAAAAAGATTCGCCGCGGTGGTTCTGTAAAAAGCGATGCTGTATTCTGCCGCAATGAAAACCGCGCAAGTTCAGTTCCTGTTTTAAGGGGTGTTGATCTTGGATTCCGTGTTGTACGTTCTGCTCCTGCTGCAGCTGTGCCTGAAGCTGAAACTTCTGATTCCGTTGTGTCTGACACTGACGATGTTTCTGATGGAATAATCGAAGATGTTTTTGTAGACGACGGATTTTCAAAATAA
- a CDS encoding PhoH family protein: protein MSAYTIIVPDSTVLQRVCGTNDSNLKLIESYLGEPLFACGNELSIDGRNPENEQKFNFIINRILDEIADGSSELSDCELVESVLNTVPCSIQRSCEKEHELFVRNSITVSGGLRRVYPKTKGQSDFIQLMRSCDMVFATGPAGSGKTFLAVAEALRLLLSHQVNTIILTRPVVEAGESLGYLPGALEDKINPYIRPLFDAMNTILPRETVKKLCESSAIEIAPLAYMRGRTLNDCAVILDEAQNTTPEQMKMFLTRLGENSKMFITGDITQVDLPKRVPSGLIHALKILDGIPGIAIKKLTAEDVVRNELVRKIIGAYENEERQN, encoded by the coding sequence TTGTCAGCTTATACTATAATAGTTCCGGACTCTACTGTTCTTCAGCGGGTGTGCGGAACTAATGATAGCAATTTAAAACTCATTGAATCTTATCTTGGTGAACCTTTATTTGCCTGCGGAAATGAACTGTCAATTGACGGTAGAAATCCTGAAAATGAACAGAAGTTTAATTTTATAATAAACCGCATTCTGGATGAAATTGCAGACGGTTCCTCAGAACTCTCTGACTGTGAACTGGTAGAATCAGTTTTAAATACGGTTCCCTGTTCCATTCAGCGCAGCTGCGAAAAAGAGCATGAACTTTTTGTCCGTAATTCAATTACCGTAAGCGGCGGTCTCAGACGGGTTTATCCTAAAACAAAAGGACAGTCAGATTTTATTCAGCTTATGAGAAGCTGTGACATGGTTTTTGCTACCGGTCCTGCAGGGTCCGGAAAAACTTTTCTTGCTGTTGCGGAAGCGTTAAGGCTTTTGCTCAGTCATCAGGTTAATACCATAATACTTACCCGTCCTGTGGTAGAAGCAGGAGAAAGTTTAGGTTATCTTCCCGGAGCTCTTGAAGATAAAATTAATCCTTATATCCGTCCGCTGTTTGATGCAATGAATACTATTTTGCCGAGAGAGACTGTCAAGAAACTTTGTGAAAGTTCAGCAATAGAGATAGCGCCTCTTGCCTATATGAGGGGACGTACTCTCAATGACTGTGCCGTGATTCTGGATGAAGCTCAGAATACTACACCGGAACAGATGAAAATGTTTCTTACCCGTCTTGGTGAAAATTCAAAGATGTTTATAACGGGAGACATAACTCAGGTGGATCTTCCTAAAAGAGTTCCTTCAGGACTTATTCATGCCCTGAAAATACTTGATGGTATTCCGGGAATTGCAATAAAAAAACTTACTGCTGAAGATGTGGTAAGAAACGAACTTGTCAGGAAAATTATTGGGGCTTATGAAAATGAAGAAAGACAGAACTGA